In Fusarium oxysporum Fo47 chromosome VII, complete sequence, the following proteins share a genomic window:
- a CDS encoding Alpha/Beta hydrolase protein — MRVLPFLLPLLGLGDALLVPNSSGPYGVALRVQGMTDDHRIDPYDPKKGHRQVLTSIFWPVNKDSCSKKTIPYMPPATAEYYGQIVQAMGLSNDTFKAFELEVCTPNPSRRSKSGCEIEKKKYPVAIFSPGGGNSRLLYSAMARSLASHGNVVVLIDHPYDPAVVEFPNGKIIKGGNIAEDIPSLEKLTHVRAKDISFVISQIKSLSFQRKVFKGFPGAIDADKIVALGHSQGGASAANAILWDTRIRGGMDLDGRLFEPVLSKGLKKPFFLIGRPDHDESDKTWNKFYNNLKGPKDLKTIKGTKHGSFTDYPQLIGALGLPKGTEKVVEPLIGSVDGAVLEKLIAKTVVEYMKICFGHH; from the exons ATGCGCGTTCTTCCTTTCCTCCTCCCTCTCCTCGGGCTCGGGGATGCTCTCCTTGTCCCCAACTCAAGCGGTCCATACGGGGTTGCCCTGCGCGTCCAAGGCATGACCGACGATCATCGCATCGACCCGTATGACCCAAAGAAGGGTCATAGACAAGTCCTCACCTCAATCTTCTGGCCGGTCAACAAAGACTCTTGCTCTAAGAAGACCATTCCTTATATGCCACCCGCTACGGCAGAATACTATGGACAGATAGTGCAGGCCATGGGTCTTTCTAATGACACCTTCAAAGCCTTTGAACTGGAAGTCTGCACTCCCAATCCCTCGCGCAGAAGCAAATCTGGATGCGaaatcgagaagaagaagtaccCTGTTGCTATCTTCTCGCCTGGTGGAGGCAACTCTCGGCTTCTGTACAGCGCTATGGCACGTTCACTGGCGAGTCATGGAAACGTAGTGGTTCTTATCGATCATCCCTACGACCCAGCTGTTGTCGAATTCCCCAATGGGAAAATAATCAAAGGTGGTAACATTGCCGAAGACATTCCAAGCCTCGAGAAATTGACTCAT GTTCGAGCAAAAGATATCTCCTTCGTCATCTCACAGATCAAGAGCCTTTCATTCCAACGTAAGGTATTCAAGGGCTTCCCAGGCGCCATTGATGCCGACAAAATCGTTGCTCTTGGCCATTCACAGGGTGGCGCCAGCGCAGCCAACGCAATCCTCTGGGACACTCGAATTCGCGGCGGAATGGATCTCGACGGTCGGCTATTTGAGCCAGTTCTCAGCAAAGGACTCAAGAAGCCATTCTTTCTAATTGGCCGACCCGACCATGACGAGAGCGATAAGACGTGGAATAAGTTCTATAACAACCTGAAAGGCCCTAAGGATCTGAAGACGATCAAGGGAACTAAGCACGGCTCTTTTACCGATTATCCTCAGTTGATCGGTGCCCTTGGTTTGCCAAAGGGAACTGAGAAGGTCGTTGAGCCACTTATTGGGTCTGTGGATGGAGCAGTCCTAGAAAAGCTTATCGCTAAGACTGTGGTGGAGTATATGAAGATCTGCTTTGGTCACCACTGA